The following are encoded together in the Macadamia integrifolia cultivar HAES 741 chromosome 10, SCU_Mint_v3, whole genome shotgun sequence genome:
- the LOC122090564 gene encoding probable beta-D-xylosidase 2 translates to MHQSQTMVALQVGFVMLFFVSTYNYCGVEAEFKICDITAFQRLKVDMATLPYCDKKLPYQARAKDLVDRMTLAEKVAQLGDKAIGVGRLNLPGYEWWSEALHGVSDVGPGTRFDQIVPAATNFPTPILTVSSFNETLWNTIGQVVSDEARAMYNLGKAGLTFWSPNINVVRDPRWGRVTETPGEDPYVVGRYAVNYVRGLQDVKGFEKSNDPNSRPLKVAACCKHYAAYDIDKWKGVDRFHFDAKVTERDMVETFVAPFKMCVKDGDVASVMCSFNRINGVPTCADPKLLNQTIRELWNLNGYIVADCDSIEVMVSGHKYLNDTPVEAVGQALKAGLDLDCGKYYPNYATEAVKQGKVTEDNIDTSLRNIFVVLMRLGWFDGSPGGYSRLGRNDICSPAHLELSAEAARQSIVLLKNDKNTLPLNVGNGKPKFAVVGPHAQATKAMLSNYALNTGVACRFSKPNDSIAEYGEVVNAPGCDSVKCASGDQIGQAVQASKQADATFIFVGLDLSREAEGLDRDDLNFPGFQKSLITQISDAATKPVIVVIFAAGCIDIAFIKDHPKVQAIIWAGYPGAEGGHAVADIIFGKYNPAGRLPLTWYPQSYIEEIPMISMPLRPIPESNLPGRTYKFYNGSTIYPFGYGLSYTTFSYAIKSATDLVKLDMGKLQQCKQIQFLDGRKNTQCPGVVVGETNCTQVVNVKVEVTNTGKMDGAHVVFVYSVPPSGIVGAPIKRLAAFKRVFVAAGTSQMVEFMLNACNDFSIVTEDAYEILPSGDHMIIVGNGADAVTAKTSFFFEH, encoded by the exons ATGCATCAAAGCCAAACCATGGTGGCCCTTCAAGTCGGATTTGTAATGCTTTTCTTTGTGTCTACTTATAATTACTGTGGTGTAGAAGCCGAATTCAAAATCTGCGACATTACAGCATTCCAGCGTTTGAAAGTGGATATGGCCACCTTACCCTACTGTGACAAGAAACTGCCTTACCAGGCACGAGCCAAGGACTTGGTAGATCGAATGACTCTAGCAGAGAAGGTGGCGCAGCTTGGTGACAAAGCCATAGGAGTAGGACGCCTAAACCTACCAGGGTACGAATGGTGGTCTGAAGCACTCCATGGTGTTTCTGATGTCGGGCCAGGCACTCGTTTCGATCAAATCGTGCCTGCTGCCAccaactttcccacaccaatCCTCACCGTCTCCTCTTTCAATGAGACCTTGTGGAACACCATAGGCCAG GTCGTGTCGGATGAGGCAAGAGCTATGTACAATCTAGGAAAGGCTGGACTGACGTTTTGGAGTCCAAACATTAACGTTGTTAGAGATCCAAGATGGGGAAGAGTAACAGAAACACCCGGGGAAGATCCTTACGTGGTTGGGCGTTATGCGGTCAATTATGTAAGAGGTCTGCAAGATGTAAAAGGTTTCGAGAAATCTAATGATCCAAACTCTAGGCCTCTCAAGGTTGCAGCTTGTTGCAAACACTATGCAGCTTACGATATTGATAAGTGGAAAGGGGTTGATCGCTTCCATTTTGATGCAAAG GTGACGGAGAGGGATATGGTGGAAACCTTTGTAGCACCATTTAAGATGTGTGTGAAGGACGGCGACGTTGCTAGTGTCATGTGTTCATTTAATCGAATCAATGGCGTACCAACCTGTGCTGACCCTAAGCTCTTGAACCAGACCATCAGAGAGCTCTGGAACCTCAATGG TTACATTGTGGCTGATTGCGATTCCATTGAGGTTATGGTTAGTGGGCATAAATACCTCAACGATACACCAGTAGAGGCTGTTGGCCAAGCACTTAAAGCCG GGTTGGATCTGGATTGCGGGAAATACTATCCAAATTATGCGACAGAAGCAGTGAAGCAAGGGAAGGTGACGGAGGATAACATCGATACATCTCTGAGGAACATTTTTGTTGTTCTAATGAGGCTTGGGTGGTTTGATGGTAGCCCTGGTGGGTACTCAAGACTTGGGAGGAACGACATATGTTCACCAGCGCATCTCGAGCTCTCGGCCGAGGCGGCAAGGCAGAGCATCGTCTTGCTCAAGAATGATAAGAACACTTTACCATTGAACGTTGGAAATGGAAAGCCCAAGTTTGCCGTTGTTGGACCCCATGCACAGGCCACTAAAGCAATGTTGAGTAACTATGCat TGAACACTGGTGTAGCATGCCGTTTTTCAAAACCAAACGACTCGATCGCCGAGTACGGAGAGGTGGTGAATGCACCTGGATGCGATAGCGTGAAATGCGCATCTGGTGATCAGATCGGTCAAGCAGTCCAGGCCTCGAAGCAAGCTGATGCAACTTTCATCTTTGTGGGACTAGACCTCTCAAGGGAGGCCGAGGGCTTGGATCGGGATGACCTTAATTTCCCTGGCTTTCAGAAATCACTCATAACTCAAATCAGTGATGCCGCCACCAAGCCAGTCATTGTCGTCATCTTCGCTGCAGGTTGCATCGACATCGCGTTCATAAAGGATCACCCCAAGGTTCAGGCCATCATTTGGGCTGGTTATCCCGGGGCTGAGGGTGGCCACGCCGTTGCTGACATCATTTTTGGCAAATATAACCCAG CTGGCCGTCTTCCGCTTACATGGTACCCGCAGAGTTATATAGAAGAAAtaccaatgatatcgatgccacTGAGACCCATCCCAGAGTCCAATTTACCAGGAAGGACATACAAGTTTTATAATGGATCAACCATCTATCCCTTCGGTTACGGATTGAGCTACACTACCTTCAGCTATGCCATTAAGTCGGCAACAGATCTTGTTAAGTTGGATATGGGGAAGCTCCAACAATGTAAGCAAATCCAGTTCTTGGACGGTAGGAAGAATACACAGTGCCCAGGCGTTGTAGTGGGTGAGACAAATTGCACCCAAGTGGTGAACGTTAAAGTAGAGGTGACTAACACTGGAAAAATGGATGGAGCTCACGTTGTGTTTGTATACTCTGTCCCACCATCGGGCATTGTGGGAGCACCCATCAAGCGACTTGCTGCATTCAAGCGAGTTTTTGTAGCAGCAGGAACGTCACAAATGGTGGAGTTCATGTTGAATGCATGTAACGATTTTAGCATTGTCACCGAGGATGCATATGAAATATTGCCATCTGGGGACCATATGATCATTGTGGGAAATGGGGCTGATGCAGTTACAGCCAAGACTTCTTTCTTTTTCGAGCATTAA
- the LOC122092429 gene encoding probable beta-D-xylosidase 2, with amino-acid sequence MHQSQIMAALQVGFAVFLLLSTYNYLGVEAEFLVCDSKAFESMKIDMSTLRFCDKNLPYDVRAKDLVDRMTLEEKVAQLGDKALGVQHLNLPGYEWWSEALHGVSDVGPGTHFDKNVPAATSFPTVILTTSSFNETLWKTIGEVVSDEARAMYNLGLAGLTYWSPTINVVRDPRWGRITETPGEDPYVVGRYAVNYVRGLQDVKGFEKSRNPNTRPLKVGACCKHFAAYDVDNWKGIDRYHFDARVTERDMVETFNLPFKMCVKDGDVASVMCSYNRVNGIPVCADPKLLNGTIRQHWNLNGYIVADCDSIEVMVNGHKFLNDTPIEAVGQALKAGMDLDCGKYYPEYATQAVRQGKVTEAEIDASLKNLIIVLLRLGWFDGNPGGYSRLGKNDICSPAHLELSAEAARQGIVLLKNDKNTLPLVVGTGKPKFAVVGPHANSTVAMIGNYSGVTCHYSKPTDAIAEYGDVIYAAGCQGVKCPNGDGIGQAVQASKQADATFIFVGLDLSVEAESLDRNDLNFPGSQKALITQISEAATKPVIVVIFSAGGIDISFLQQDPKVQAIIWAGYPGAEGGRAIADVIFGKHNPAGRLPITWYPASYIDNFPMTSMPLRPVPDSKYPGRTYKFYNGSTIYPFGYGLSYTTFRYAIRSVTNPVMVDLGKFQQCKQIQFLDGRKTDCPAILVDESQCMQVVTVKAMVTNTGKRDGAHVVFVYSIPPSGIAGAPIKRLVAFKRVFLVAGTSQVVPFNLNACRDFSIIADDAYELLPSGQHTIIVGNGNDAVTAQFTIGFNHN; translated from the exons ATGCACCAAAGCCAAATTATGGCTGCCCTTCAAGTCGGATTTGCAgtattccttcttctttctactTATAATTACTTGGGCGTAGAAGCTGAATTCTTAGTCTGCGACAGTAAAGCATTCGAGAGTATGAAAATTGATATGAGCACTTTACGCTTCTGTGACAAGAACCTTCCTTATGATGTGAGAGCCAAGGACTTGGTAGATCGAATGACACTGGAAGAGAAGGTGGCACAGCTTGGGGACAAAGCCTTGGGAGTGCAGCACCTAAACCTACCAGGGTACGAGTGGTGGTCGGAGGCACTCCATGGTGTTTCAGACGTCGGTCCCGGTACTCATTTTGATAAAAATGTGCCTGCTGCTACCAGTTTTCCCACTGTTATCCTCACCACCTCCTCTTTCAACGAGACCTTGTGGAAAACCATAGGCGAG GTTGTGTCGGATGAAGCAAGAGCTATGTACAATCTCGGGTTGGCTGGATTGACATATTGGAGCCCAACCATTAACGTTGTTAGGGACCCAAGGTGGGGGAGAATTACAGAAACACCTGGAGAAGATCCTTATGTGGTTGGACGTTATGCCGTCAATTATGTAAGAGGCCTACAAGATGTGAAAGGCTTTGAGAAATCTAGGAATCCGAACACACGGCCTCTCAAGGTTGGAGCATGTTGCAAACACTTTGCAGCTTACGATGTTGATAATTGGAAGGGGATTGATCGCTACCATTTTGATGCAAGG GTGACCGAGAGGGATATGGTGGAGACCTTTAATCTACCGTTTAAGATGTGTGTCAAGGACGGAGATGTAGCCAGTGTCATGTGTTCATATAATCGAGTCAACGGCATACCCGTCTGTGCTGATCCCAAGCTCTTGAATGGCACAATCAGGCAGCACTGGAATCTAAATGG TTACATTGTTGCTGATTGTGATTCAATTGAAGTTATGGTTAATGGCCACAAATTCCTTAACGATACACCAATTGAGGCTGTTGGGCAAGCTCTCAAAGCCG GGATGGATCTGGACTGCGGGAAATACTACCCAGAGTATGCAACACAAGCAGTAAGGCAAGGGAAGGTGACAGAGGCTGAAATCGATGCGTCTCTAAAGAATCTTATCATTGTTCTATTAAGACTTGGTTGGTTTGATGGTAACCCTGGTGGGTATTCAAGACTTGGGAAGAATGACATATGTTCTCCGGCGCATCTCGAGCTCTCAGCCGAGGCTGCAAGGCAGGGTATTGTCTTGCTAAAAAATGATAAGAACACTTTGCCATTAGTTGTTGGCACCGGAAAGCCCAAGTTTGCTGTTGTTGGACCCCATGCAAATTCCACGGTAGCAATGATTGGTAACTAT AGTGGGGTAACATGCCATTATTCGAAACCAACCGACGCCATCGCCGAGTATGGAGATGTGATCTATGCAGCAGGATGCCAAGGTGTGAAATGCCCAAATGGTGATGGGATTGGTCAAGCAGTTCAGGCCTCGAAGCAAGCCGATGCAACCTTCATCTTTGTTGGATTGGACCTTTCAGTGGAGGCCGAGAGCTTAGATCGAAATGATCTCAACTTCCCTGGATCTCAAAAGGCACTCATCACCCAAATCAGTGAAGCTGCCACTAAGCCAGTTATTGTTGTCATTTTCTCTGCAGGAGGAATCGACATCTCCTTTTTGCAACAAGACCCCAAGGTTCAAGCCATCATTTGGGCTGGATACCCTGGTGCCGAGGGTGGCCGTGCCATTGCCGATGTCATTTTTGGCAAGCATAACCCAG CTGGTCGTCTTCCGATTACATGGTACCCGGCAAGTTATATAGATAATTTCCCAATGACATCAATGCCGCTGAGACCAGTCCCTGACTCCAAGTACCCAGGAAGGACATACAAGTTCTATAACGGATCAACCATCTATCCCTTCGGTTACGGATTGAGCTACACGACCTTCCGCTATGCCATTAGGTCTGTAACTAATCCGGTTATGGTGGACCTGGGGAAGTTCCAACAGTGCAAGCAAATCCAGTTCTTGGACGGTAGGAAGACAGATTGCCCAGCCATCCTAGTGGATGAATCACAATGCATGCAAGTGGTGACGGTAAAAGCAATGGTGACCAACACTGGAAAAAGGGATGGAGCACATGTTGTGTTCGTATACTCCATCCCACCATCAGGCATTGCCGGTGCACCCATCAAGAGACTTGTTGCATTCAAGCGAGTGTTTTTAGTAGCTGGAACGTCACAAGTAGTGCCATTCAATTTAAATGCCTGTCGGGATTTCAGTATTATCGCCGACGATGCTTACGAGTTGTTGCCATCTGGACAACATACGATCATTGTCGGAAATGGAAATGATGCAGTTACAGCTCAATTTACCATCGGTTTTAACCACAATTAG